The DNA sequence GTTCTCGTTCGTTTTTTGCGGATCGGAAGCACATGCCAATGAAAAAGGTGACGCAACTTCCGGCCAACACTCTCCAGGGAAAAGAGATAACCGGTTGGGAACAAAAGATGATGGGCGAGCCGAAGATGCTTGTTGCTATCTCACCGAGAAGTCCTGAAAGGCAGCTGACGGCTGCAAAGCCGCACAACATAGCCAAGAGGTTACCGCGGTCATTACCGCGGCGGCGCGTGACCATTCCAAGAAGAAAGATCCCCAAAAGAGAGCCGTAGGTGTACCCAAAGATGCCCAAAGCAATGGGAATCATCCGGGATCCGGAGTGGGTTAACACAAAGTACGCAATCGCGGATGCAATGAGATAAATGAAAAGGGCAAAGACCGTTGTGAAATATCGAGCAAGCCGCGTTTGATCCATCTCGGAAGTAGCCTTTATCTTGGGCCACCAGTCGCGTGTAAACGAAACGGCTAGCGAATTAAGTCCCGCCGAAAGCGACCCCATGGTTGCCGCAAAAAGCCCCGCCAGGAGAAGACCACGAAGGCCACTGGGCATCTCTTTGAGAATGAAGTAGGGAAAAACTTCATTGGCGTCAGGAGGGAGTTGGGAGTCGGGTAGCAGCCGGTAATAGTGGAAAAGAAGGATACCAATGGAGAGAAAAAGAAAGCTAATGGGTATGTCGACCAGTCCGGAGGCAACCACCGAATAACGGCTCCTCCGGACATCGGGTGCGGTGAGCATTCTTTGAACCATGTCCTGATCCGTTCCATGCGTCGCCATGGTGAGGAAGGTGGAACCTAAAAGCCCAGCCCAAAGGGTGTAGTCTTGCAAAAGAATGGCTCGAAGGTTGTCGGAGAGGTTGGTCTGGGAGTGGAAGCCCAGAGAGAGCATGGAAGAGACGCGAAGAGGTAATAGGCTTCCAAGTGTCGTCCCAGGGAAAGACGCATGAAGTCTTTGCCATAAAAGAACAAGGGCCGTCATGGCACTCCCTACCATCAACACGGCCTGGAGCAGGTCGGTCCAGATAACAGCGCGAATCCCGCCGATTGCTGTGTAGACGGTAGTTGCTACAGTAAGAACTAAAAGGGCTGCTGCATACACAAGCCATTGGTGGAAAAGATCCTGCCTTTCGCCTAGGAAAAACACTTTCCATGCCACCGCCAAGACGACGGCGGCAATGTAAAGGCGAGCCCCACAGGCTAACACCCGCGTGAAAAGAAAGGTGGCCGAGGCCGCTTTTTGGGTTAAAGGACCGAAGCGAATGCCAAGGAATTCATAAATGGAATACACCCCGTAGCGATAGTACGGTTTAAGAAAAAGAGAAGCCACGATCAATCGCCCCAGGATCGTGCCCAGAGCAAGTTGAAGATACATGTAGTTTTGAAGGGCAAATCCCTCAGCTGGCGTTCCCAAAAAGGTTCCGGCGCTGGTTTCAGCTGCAACGATAGAGGCTAGAACAGCCCACCAAGGCATGCGGCGTCCTGCCAGGGCGAAGTTTTTGAGATCCTTGTCCTGCCCGCGAGAGAGAAGCCCAACCTGGAGAACGAAGAAAAAGTAAACTCCAACGATGATAACATCGAGAAGCCAGGGGGGGCTATGCATGAAACCCGTTAAGCTTGCCGCAAAAGGTTAGTGAGAAAAGAATAGATAGGAGACAACCACGGGCTTTACGTTGGTTAGGCCCTGCAGTTTTCCATCGTTTGCCCAGGGGCGCCTAGAAAGCTCTGGAGCTACCATTTGGCGCTTGGGATGGTACTTTCCCAAAGGATTGGGAGTCCTGGGGAAGACGCTTCTGGTTTTCGCTTTGGAGCGCCTGCCAAAGCGCGTCCAATTCCTTTTCTGCCCGTCCAATTGCTAGGCTCACGTCGCTTCCCGATGCCTGGCGGGTGAACAGGTAAAATTTGATTTTGGGCTCCGTCCCTGAAGGGCGGATGGCGATTCGACGATCCCCTTCGAGTTCTAGAACCAGCATCGGCTCCTTTGGGACTAAATCTCCTTCTTGATCGTAGATGTCCTCCCTTTGGAAGTCGACCACCCGTTTTACCGTGAATGACGCGAGGCGATCTGGAGGGGTGTCCCGGTAACTGTCCAAAAGGGTTTGAACCTCTTCCAGGCCCGAAGGACCTTCTAAGGGGAGTGTAATGAGTCGTTCCCTATAGGTTCCGTATCTCTGGTAGATCCCTTGCAGGTATTCCACCAACGTCTGACCATGAACCCGAGCCCATAAAAGACTTTCGACCAACATGAGAGCTGAACCATGGGAATCCTTGTCGTGGGCGTAATGGCCGCCAAGGAATCCATAGCTTTCCTCGGCTGCCAGAATAAGGAAGCGTCCTTGCGAAAGTTGGAAGCCTGCCTTTTCGTCAGGCGAAAGTTCCTGTGGATAGAGGATTCCGTGCTCTGCCTCGTAGCGCCTGAGTTTGGCTCCCATGTACTTGAAACCTGTCAGAGTTTCGATACATGGAACGCCGAAATCATGAGCGATCGCCTTGATGAGATCAGTGGTTACAAAGCTTTTTAGAAGGACGGCACGCGAGGCATTTCTTTCGGTGAGAAGCCCTTTACGTTTGAGCATGTCACAACGATAGAAGGCAAGGAGAGAGCCTATCTGGTTACCCGTGAGAAGCTCGTAGTCACCTTGACGAGTTTTTACGGCCACACCCATCCGATCGGCGTCTGGGTCGCTGGCCACGACCAGGTCGGCTTGCGTTTGTCGAGCCAAACGGAGCGCTCTTTCGAAGGCTTTTGGATCTTCGGGGTTTGGGGAGACGACCGTAGGGAAACGGGGATCCGGAATCGCCTGTTCCGGTTCAAGCAAAAGCGGCACACCCCATTTCTCAAAAAGAAGGGGGAAAATGCGCGCTCCTGTACCATGGAGAGGGGTATACACCGCTTGAATCTTATGAGCCTCGCTCTCAAAAAGCTTCGGCTCCAAGACCACGTTGCTGAGAGCTTCCACAAACGCCAGATCACCATCCCTACCCAGGAGAGAAATTTTCCCTCGAGATTCCGCCCACTGGGGTGTTTCTAAACGGTTGGCAAGCCGATCAAAACGGGCAACCACCGCCCCCGCATCCGGTTCGACCAGCTGAGCTCCATCGGGCCCATAGGCTTTAAACCCGTTGTCGTGAGGAGGATTGTGGCTTGCGGAAATGACGATCCCACCCTGGGCTTGCTTCCATCGAATGGTGAAGGAAAGTTGGGGCGTGGATCGCTCCTCGGGAAAAAGAATCACCTCAATGCCCATCCGGGAAAGGACTTGAGCCGCCTCTTGGGCAAACGATTGGGAAAAGTGTCGCGTGTCGTGGGCAATGGCTACCTGAATGGTTTTTCCTGGAAAGCACTCTTTGAGGTGCATTCCAAGGCTTGCGGTTGCCAAGCGAACGGTGCGGTGATTCATCATTGCCGTCCCGGTGGCCGGATGTTCTGGACAGCCAAAAGAATCCGGCGTTCCTTTTTCGGCTAAAGTGACGCGCCGGGCAATGGTACGTCCCCGAATCCCGCCCGTCCCAAAGCTGGGAGCTTTGTAGAAGCGATGATTCAGTTCTTCCCAATCCTCTGAGAGAAGAAGCTCTTCCAAGCTTGCAAGTTCCACCGAGGTTAGGTCAGGATTGTGACAGAAGCGCCAAAGATGCTCCCAGCTGGAAGAGAAAAGCCCCGTAGATTCCTTTGCTTTTTGTACCAGTACAATAATTTTTTCTCGTTTCGTTTCCACTCCCTTCTTTTTAACCCATGGCAAGGGAAAAGCCAAGGGGGTGGCAAGGATCGGAGCGCAAATCCTCTTGCCTGCTAGGGATCAAAGGCTATTATGCCAGAAAAGACATGCCAATTGCGACGATGGAGCGGTTCGACAAGGCTGAGATCATTCGGAGCTATCAGCTGCATGAAAAGGACACCGGCTCTGCGGATGTCCAGATAGCGATTCTGACGCATCGGATCAATCAGGTGGCGACCCATCTTCAACGCCATCGGAAAGACTTTAGCTCCCGGCGGGGACTCGTGATGATGGTTAACCAGCGTCGGAAGCTTTTGGACTACTTGCACAGGGTTGCCCCGGATCGTTACCGGGCGCTTCTGGCCAAGCTCAATTTGCGAAAGTAATCCATGGAAAGGTACTTTCCTTCCGAAGGGCGACACGGTCCAGCCCGGCGCGCTTCATGGGGGGATCTGGCCTTGGCACACAAACAATGGGGGAGAATGTGACAACGGACGGTTGGGTGAAGGTTTCGAAAGACTTTGGGCCCCTTTCCTTAACGATGGAAACGGGCAAAGTGGCGAGGTTCGCCGACGGCGCTGTGATGGTCACCTATGGGGAGACCATGGTGCTCGTTACTGTGGTCTCGGCGGACGAATTGACCCCGGGCCAAAACTTCTTGCCCCTTCAAGTCGAGTACCGCGAACGGGCGGCAGCTGCGGGCAAGATTCCGGGTAGTTACTTTCGGCGGGAGGGGAGGCCTTCGGAAAAAGAGATTCTCGTTTCGCGAATGACCGACAGGCCTCTCCGTCCGCTCTTTCCCAAAGGGTATTTCTACGAGACGCAAGTCCTTTCGACCCTTTTCTCAGCGGATGGCCAGAACGATCCGGACATTTTGAGTATTAACGGCGCCTCAGCGGCATTGATGATTTCCGACATCCCTTTTCATGGTCCGCTCGGGGCTGTGCGGATCGGAAGAGTCGAAGGGAAATGGGTAGTCAACCCGACACATCGCGAGCGGGAATTTAGCGATCTTGATCTGGTGTACGTGGGAACGAAGGATCGAGTTTTAATGATCGAGGGCAGCGCCCTGGAGCTGCCGGATGAAGACTTCAACCAAGCGCTAGAATTTGCTCATTCCCAAATTCTACCGGTCCTCGAGCTCCAGTGGGAGCTGGTCGAACGGGTCGGAAAACCGAAACGGAGTAGCGTTCTTTTCCAGGCCCGCCGCGAAGTGGAAGAGTTTTTGGCGTCGATGGTGGAGGAAGAGTTGCGACAGGCTCTTTTCGTTCACCGGAAAGCCTTAAGAGATCAAAAAGTCGACGAGCTTCTTGAAAAGTCCAGGACTCTTGTTAGCCAAACGTTTGCCGACGCGTCTCTGGCCGAGATCGAGGAGGCGTTTTGGGCGATCGCTCACCGGGTGTTTCGTCAAGAGGTGCTTCAGAGTGGGCGGCGGTGTGATGGCCGCAGTCCCACAGAGGTTCGCCCTCTTTCTGGAGAAACTGGCATATTCCCCAGGGCGCATGGGTCGGCGCTTTTCTCTCGAGGTGAAACCCAGGTGGTTTGTCTGGCGACTTTGGCTTCCATCCGGGAAGCCCAGGAGCTGGATGCGTACGGGGGAGGAGAGTCGACCAAGCGATTCATACTTCATTACAACTTTCCCCCCTTTAGCACGGGAGAGGTTCGAAGAATCACTGGACAAACGCGCCGTGAAGTGGGTCATGGGGCATTGGCCGAACGCTCTCTGGCAGGCGTGATTCCTTCGGAGGTAGAGTTTCCGTATGCCATTCGCGTCACTGCAGAAGTTCTCGAGTCCAACGGGTCAACGTCAATGGCCAGCGTATGCGGGGGTACGCTTTCCCTTATGGACGCCGGAGTTGGCCTAAAAGCCCCGGTGGCCGGAATCTCCATCGGTCTTTTGACGGATTATCAGGGGGAATCGTTGGCACGTTACGTCTTGCTCACCGACATTGTGGGCGATGAGGATCATTTGGGTGACATGGACTTTAAGCTGGCAGGAAGCCGGAAGGGGGTTACGGGTTTTCAATTGGATCTTAAGCTTCCAGGCATTCCTCTTGAGCTCTTGCAAGAAGCTGTCCTCCAGGCGAGGAATGCCCGGATGCAAATCCTTGAGTTCATGCAGAATGTGCTAAACGAGCCGCGAAAGGAGCTCTCTCGTCATGCCCCAAGAATTGAGACGATCAAGATTCATCCCGATAAGATCGGTCTTCTGATCGGGCCAGGCGGAAAGACCATTAAACAGATTGCTGCGCAAACGGGTGCGGAGATCAATGTGGAAGACGATGGGACGGTGATGATTTATTGTCCGAACGCAGATGGAATGGCTTTGGCCAGGGAAATGATCGAGGATTTGACTGGAGA is a window from the Candidatus Methylacidithermus pantelleriae genome containing:
- a CDS encoding phospho-sugar mutase, giving the protein METKREKIIVLVQKAKESTGLFSSSWEHLWRFCHNPDLTSVELASLEELLLSEDWEELNHRFYKAPSFGTGGIRGRTIARRVTLAEKGTPDSFGCPEHPATGTAMMNHRTVRLATASLGMHLKECFPGKTIQVAIAHDTRHFSQSFAQEAAQVLSRMGIEVILFPEERSTPQLSFTIRWKQAQGGIVISASHNPPHDNGFKAYGPDGAQLVEPDAGAVVARFDRLANRLETPQWAESRGKISLLGRDGDLAFVEALSNVVLEPKLFESEAHKIQAVYTPLHGTGARIFPLLFEKWGVPLLLEPEQAIPDPRFPTVVSPNPEDPKAFERALRLARQTQADLVVASDPDADRMGVAVKTRQGDYELLTGNQIGSLLAFYRCDMLKRKGLLTERNASRAVLLKSFVTTDLIKAIAHDFGVPCIETLTGFKYMGAKLRRYEAEHGILYPQELSPDEKAGFQLSQGRFLILAAEESYGFLGGHYAHDKDSHGSALMLVESLLWARVHGQTLVEYLQGIYQRYGTYRERLITLPLEGPSGLEEVQTLLDSYRDTPPDRLASFTVKRVVDFQREDIYDQEGDLVPKEPMLVLELEGDRRIAIRPSGTEPKIKFYLFTRQASGSDVSLAIGRAEKELDALWQALQSENQKRLPQDSQSFGKVPSQAPNGSSRAF
- a CDS encoding polyribonucleotide nucleotidyltransferase translates to MGENVTTDGWVKVSKDFGPLSLTMETGKVARFADGAVMVTYGETMVLVTVVSADELTPGQNFLPLQVEYRERAAAAGKIPGSYFRREGRPSEKEILVSRMTDRPLRPLFPKGYFYETQVLSTLFSADGQNDPDILSINGASAALMISDIPFHGPLGAVRIGRVEGKWVVNPTHREREFSDLDLVYVGTKDRVLMIEGSALELPDEDFNQALEFAHSQILPVLELQWELVERVGKPKRSSVLFQARREVEEFLASMVEEELRQALFVHRKALRDQKVDELLEKSRTLVSQTFADASLAEIEEAFWAIAHRVFRQEVLQSGRRCDGRSPTEVRPLSGETGIFPRAHGSALFSRGETQVVCLATLASIREAQELDAYGGGESTKRFILHYNFPPFSTGEVRRITGQTRREVGHGALAERSLAGVIPSEVEFPYAIRVTAEVLESNGSTSMASVCGGTLSLMDAGVGLKAPVAGISIGLLTDYQGESLARYVLLTDIVGDEDHLGDMDFKLAGSRKGVTGFQLDLKLPGIPLELLQEAVLQARNARMQILEFMQNVLNEPRKELSRHAPRIETIKIHPDKIGLLIGPGGKTIKQIAAQTGAEINVEDDGTVMIYCPNADGMALAREMIEDLTGEIVVGEIYRGRVVGVKEFGCFVEIKGKGEGLVHISELSDVPVRRVEDVVRMGDEIWVKCIGIDERGRIKLSRKAALRDRRLVSPPGGSPKE
- a CDS encoding sodium:solute symporter, encoding MHSPPWLLDVIIVGVYFFFVLQVGLLSRGQDKDLKNFALAGRRMPWWAVLASIVAAETSAGTFLGTPAEGFALQNYMYLQLALGTILGRLIVASLFLKPYYRYGVYSIYEFLGIRFGPLTQKAASATFLFTRVLACGARLYIAAVVLAVAWKVFFLGERQDLFHQWLVYAAALLVLTVATTVYTAIGGIRAVIWTDLLQAVLMVGSAMTALVLLWQRLHASFPGTTLGSLLPLRVSSMLSLGFHSQTNLSDNLRAILLQDYTLWAGLLGSTFLTMATHGTDQDMVQRMLTAPDVRRSRYSVVASGLVDIPISFLFLSIGILLFHYYRLLPDSQLPPDANEVFPYFILKEMPSGLRGLLLAGLFAATMGSLSAGLNSLAVSFTRDWWPKIKATSEMDQTRLARYFTTVFALFIYLIASAIAYFVLTHSGSRMIPIALGIFGYTYGSLLGIFLLGMVTRRRGNDRGNLLAMLCGFAAVSCLSGLLGEIATSIFGSPIIFCSQPVISFPWRVLAGSCVTFFIGMCFRSAKNERELISECSTPETLSKG
- the rpsO gene encoding 30S ribosomal protein S15, yielding MPIATMERFDKAEIIRSYQLHEKDTGSADVQIAILTHRINQVATHLQRHRKDFSSRRGLVMMVNQRRKLLDYLHRVAPDRYRALLAKLNLRK